From the genome of Astyanax mexicanus isolate ESR-SI-001 chromosome 3, AstMex3_surface, whole genome shotgun sequence:
gggttctgcagcaggacaatgatccaaagcacacaaacaagtccaattCTGAATTtcctaataaaacaaaattaaggttttggagtggccaggtcacagtctgattgagatgctgtggcatgatcctactcgaaaatcctccaatgtgtttgaattaaaacaattctgtaaagaagagaggaccaaaactcctccacagagatgtgaaagactcattgccagatATTGATAAAGCTTgagtgcagttgttgccgccaaggacGAAACAACCAATTTATtaagtttaggggcaaacactttttcacacagggctagattggatgGAATATTTGTTTcctttagtaaataaaatgattatttcaaaattgctttttatatttatttgggttatctttgtctgatattaaagtttgtttgataattgaaGGGGCacatttttttcttgccactgtaccTCATATACAATCCTTGGACGTCCCACAGGTATACCTTCTCTAGCTGCTACCCAAACATAGTGATTGTCACTGTTGTTATCAGCCCACCTATATATCAAATATCACAAATCAGTACTAAACTGCACTGTATTCAGCCGGAAATCTTCTATTTCACAGGATTGTTATACCATGTCAAATATAAGCACAGGAGAGGGGAGGAAAAATAAATTAGGGGTAAAGAATTACAGTGCCTTTCATAGTTAGTTTCATAAGgtgttaaaagccttaaaataaattatttttttattgcagaagcataatctctctctgaaaaaaaatgaaaaaagcaacCTTAAACTATCATTAAatgacctgttccacaattattggcacccttaacAATTTTTGGGGAATGAATGCATTTGAACCATTTATGTaatttctactgtagtttataaagtggatcaaagtatctaggaacctttaattagtaattcatcacttcctgtttccctgagATATAAATATGGTGTTACACAGAGGCCTATTTCTCTTACTCACTCCGAGCTCACTCATAGCCTTTCACCTGCAGAAGTCCTTATTTACAGTCAGAGCAATCACCAAAAAGTGTAAAACATCTGGAAGTTGGAACAGTGACAAATCAGCCTGGAAGAAGACGCAAGTGTATCTTACCACCACACAAAGTGAGAAGGATGATAAGAGGAGTAAAAAGTTCTCCAGAGCTCACTGTAAGAGAATTTAATCAAATGGTAGCGTATCGGGGTTACAAGATCTCCCAAACAACCATAAGGCTGTTATGGAGGCATGCAGCTGGGAGAAAGCCTTTTCTGTTTTAGAATCATAAGTGTAAATGGGTGGAGTTTGCCAAATGGTACTGGGATTTTAACTGGTACcatgtgctttggtcagatgagaccaacaTAGAGATTTTTTGGGAATACATTacattaattatataatatttatataataaatactacattatttaattaatttttttatttcatattcttcCATGATTTTGCtcagctaattacccaacccactcattataactaatgccccaacaccaggagggtaaagatgAACACATGCTTTAGCCagcgcttcttttcgagctgctgctgatgcagctttgcctAGTAGTCAGtttgcttggaggaaagcgcagcgactcggttccggtacatcagctcacagacgccctgtgctttagagatgtggggagagagcgccatctacccacctggagtgagcaaggccaattttgctctctctatGCGCCGGCAgctacattattaaaaaaaaatagaatccaaagaacacttcttaaccagcggtgccaataattatggaggatGCTGTATGAGTTTTCATCAAAGCTAATGGAAAAGGAGAGTGGGTAAAGGGATACTTTTCTGTGATAGTGTTGAATCCTCTTTTAGCCATTCATAGCATGTGAACAGCTGCAACCTTACATGCCCCATAGGCCCATGTTCAAGAAGAAAAgtcatatttaaaatgtttgaatGCAAATAAAtggcagcagttttttttttaatggcatgtTTCCAAGTGTCCTGTATTTTTCTGAACAAAATAATAACATAGCTCTTTGTTTGTATGCTAATTGTTGATGAAACAATGAAACATAATGAAAAATGTTTGTTCTTTGTCTTTGAAATGTTCTAGTGTCTGAACTGAGGATTGTCCTGCTGGGGAAGGACAGATCAGAGATCAGCAGAGTGGGGAACTTCATCCTACGCCAAAAAGCTTTTGATTCTGAAGCTCCCTCTTCCTCAGTGAAGCAGCACAATGAGACTGCTGGAGGAATGGTGGAGGGAAGATGCATCACCCTCATCAACACACCTCACCTGCTTGATCCTCAGCTCTCTCCAGAAGAGCTGaagcagagagtgagagaatgtgtAGATCTGTGTTCTCCTGGACCTCATGTGTTTTTACTGGTTCTCCAGTCAGAGAACTTTACAGAGCAGGACTGTGAAACAATCAGAAATGCTCTGAAATATTTCAGTCCATTTTCTCTAGAGTATACTATAGTGTTGATTACAAAGtcaaagaaacaaaggctcaggTATTGTGAAAATAATGACCCAGAGAAGAATGAGAATTTGCAGCAGCTCATCAGTACATGCAGAGGTGGAGCTGAGAAAATTCAATTCAATAAAGCTCAGGTTCCTCAGCTTCTAAAGAAAATCACTAAAATGGTTGAGGGCAGTAGAGGCCACCTGACATGTCAATTTAATGAACCACAAACAGTGAAATGCTCTGCAGCTTCTGGGAGAGGCCAACCTCAGTCTGCTGAAAAGGGCAAAACAGGAGGTGATGGAgttaaagaaaagaagagaggaagggaaaaaaatgaaggtaaacatttttaagttagcATGAGAGTATGATAGAATTATATTGTCAATATTGTCTGTTAAACACAAACCATGCTCTCTGTAATGCTTTGGAAAAtggctttatttatttgcatctgGATACCACTGTAAATTACAACATAGCACATGCCCCTTCTGTTTCCACCCTTTAAAAGCACGATAAATTACTCTATGCGTATGCTTAGTACTTTATTCAGATGACATCATCTGGTATTTAATATCTTCTCTCGTGGTGCTCTATCAAACTCCAACTGAAGTTATCTTCAGCTCCTGTTTGTTTCAGGGGGTTCTTCCATTTAAGTTTTTCAGCATAGATGAGGAATGCTCAATTTCTGGTGTCTGGCTTGGTCAGTAAACAAACAAAGcattcatcatcattattatcataattattatttatttaatttttggagaaaaaaacactGGTTACTCCATATAATCAGAAGTTGTACAACTGTACTAGTGCAGCAAATTGAGACACGAGCGAAAAATTCAGGTAAGCAAACTGGAAATTAATCTGACCCACCTGGGAATTAAACCCAGGCCACCACGATCATGGGCCAACTCTCTGCTATTGCACTAGCACAGCAGATGCAGTTGAGAAAGAAGACTGAAAAGAGTAGTAACTGAAggtggaaaaacaaacaaaataacaaaattcaCAAACCACTGAATGAACAGGTGCTTAATTAATGTTCCTGCACAAGGGAAAAGGAGAACCTTGAGAGCAGTGAGACAACGAGGACACAGCCAGTCAAACAATTCACCCGAGAAACTGGCATAGATTCACACTGATAGTGTCAAAGATCCAGCAGCAAATGGCTCACTCTCAGAACCAAGTTGTACAGGTCCGGGTCCAGGATAAGGCAGGAGGGCCCCCAAGATTGCTCCTTAGAACCATAACCCTCCCAGATTGGCAGGATGCAACACATGGAATGTAGGATTTATAAGTATGTTGGATGGAAGTAGTGTGGAATGTACTCAAAGTGTACCCAAATTGGCAATGAAAGAGTGACATCTCCAGGGATGAGTGCCAGAGGGTGTTGTGTGCATACTCCATACACCCATGGCCCCCCTTAGGCGCTGCCATAAACTTCTACGCCCCTTGTTGCTACATATACTTTATTATCTGTTACTCGCTGtatatcaacatttttttagctCCTGCTTTCATGGGGTTCTTCCCCTTAAGTTTTTCAGCATAGAAGAGAAATGCTCAATTGGATTTGGTTCTGGTGACTGGCTTGGccagtaaacaaataaaacattcatcattatcataattattatttatttaacttttggaGGAAAAACACTGGTTACTCTGTATAATCAGAAGTTTTACAACTATATTAGCGCGGCAAATTGAGACACGAGCGAAAATACAGGTAATGAGGAACTCATTAAACCACCGCTGGAACATGGCAGGTAACCGAAAAGCATAATTAGGTACTTAAGGTCATGACAGGATGATGAATCTTCCACTGACCATAAAACAAGTTGTAGACACTGCACAGGTCCAGTTTGGTAAAGATGGATggctgctgcagtgcctcaaagaCATAGGCCATGAGAGGCAGTGAATAGCAGTCTTTAAGTGTCTTTAAGTGTAATCAAAACAGCCCTCCGTCCTTCTTTGCAACGAAGACAAAACAAGTTCCAGCTGGGGACGTGGATGGCTGGATGAACTCCAGAGCCAGGGCTTCCTGAATGTAATCCGCCATTGCTGACATTCTGGCCCTGATATGGAAAACAaccatggggggggggggggtttgcaaGAGCCTAAATAGTTTTAAGTTATAGTTTTACTGGCAGCTGGTGTCACAAGGTCTTCCCCTGGTCGAAGTAACTAACACAACCAGATTATGCTGACTGTCACCCAACAAGTGAACATACAGTTGACAGTAAAATCAATtggaaaacatgaaaaacatttatGCCCATCATCTACAATGATGTAAATTATCACATTTTTTCAGTCTTCAAATTTCCAGGCTTTATTTGTTGCTTTAAGAAGTGAAAAGATTTTGCAATGGCCTGATCAATTCTTAAACCTGTAGTTCTTGAAAGGCCTGTTTATTGACCACAGGGAACTTTAAAGCAAAACATTTTTGGATACTTGTGATGGCATGTTTTCTTGTAAAATAAAATCTTTACACCTTTAATATTATAGCAAATGTTGCTACTTTTCTTTTGCTAATTTTTATTCTTAATTTCTGTTATGAATTTTTCATCTTTCAGGCTCTCTGAGGTTAAACCTGATTGTTTGTGGGAGCAACAGTGAGCTGAAGTCCTCCATATCAGATCTGATACTGGGCCAGAGAGAGTTCAGTGCAGAGTCCAGTTCAGTGTGTGTGAAGAGGGAAGCAGAAGTATGTGGACGTCTGATCACCCTGGTGGAGCTTCCAGCTCTCTACAGCTCTCAGCTCTCAGAGGAGGAAGTGATGCAGGAGACTCtccgctgtgtctctctctgtgatccTGGAGTTCATGCTTTTCTCCTCGTCCTCCCTGAGGGACGCCTCACTGATGAAGATAAAGGAGAACTGGAGAAGATCCAGATGATTTTTGGATCAAAATTCTACAACCACACCATAGCAGTCATCACTACAGAGTCTCAGCAACAGTCAGTAGAGTTAGATAAAGCTACTAAACAGAtcactgaaacatttaaaagacactgtgtttgtgttttgaatGACAGCATTAAGTCAATGCTCATGAATGAGGTTGATCTGATGTTGAAACTCAACAGTGGAAGCTGCTACACATCCAGCATGTATTTAGAAGCACAGGTGGAAACACAGCTGAGATACAAGGCTGAGATTGAAGaactgaagaaaaagaaagagacacaaGGTAAGTACATTTTACAGTGATTTGACAATGAATAAGTTtggaagtagcagcaacatgaaataCAGTTGAAATCCGTAGGGAACTTGcacaaagaaatataaaatccaaaaAATGTCTTTGTACAAAACATAAAGTGTAGCTGACagtaaaataactataaataccattttttttactcagcaggttcaaatattcaaatataaaaaaaaaacaaaatataaaatataagataTTGTAATAAATTAGAAAAACTCTAATCTGTTTCACAGAATCACAGCTTCTTCTTGTAATTATTTACTGACACCATTAATAGAAATATTTTCCCATTTTGcctttactttgcattattttatttaaatagaaatatccattattaaatacTTAAGCCTTAAGAGGAAGTGTGATCAAGTTTTTTGTTAATAATTGAAACCACTAATTCAATAATGTTCAGCAAAATTGGCAGTGAGTGTAGTAGTATCATACAGGTATTATAGACTACTCTTCTGTGAGTGTTTCCCTAATCatacatgattttttatttttttgtagaatCTTCCTCAGATACAGAAGATCTAAGAATTGTTCTCATGGGGAAGACTGGAGTGGGGAAGAGTGCTACAGGAAACACCATCCTGCAGAAAGAGGTCTTCAAAGAGTTACTCTCCTCTAAGTCAGTTACCAGCGTCTGTCAGAAAGAATCAGCTGAAATCAGACGGAGACGGGTCACTGTGATCGACACTCCAGGACTGTTTGATACAAATGTTCCTAATGAAGAGATCATAAAGGAAGTCGCTAAGTGTATCACCATGGCTGCACCAGGTCCACACGTCTTTCTGCTGGTGCTGACAGTGGGACGCTTCACACAAGAGGAGAAAGAAGCAGTGAAGATGATTCAAGAACTGTTTGGTGAAGAATCCAGAAGATACACCATGGTGCTCTTCACCAGAGGAGATGATCTGAGGAAAATGAGCATTGATGATTATATTAAAGATTCTGAACACAGCTTACAAAACATCATTAAGCAGTGTGGAAACAGATACCACGTGTTCAACAACAGAAATACTGAAGACCAAACCCAGGTCACTGATCTACTGGAGAAGATCGACTCCATGGTGGCAGTGAATGGAGGGAGCTGCTACACTAATGAGATGTTCCAGAACACGGAGAAAGCTCTACaagaagaacagaagagaatcctggaggagaaaaaggaggagatagagagagagaaagaagaactgAGAACCAAACATGAAGCTGAGCTCGAGAAACTGAAGATGATGATGACAGAGGAACAGCAAAATCtggtaaaaaagagaaaagaaaaagagaaagagtttcAGAAGAGAGAAGCTCAAATAAAGGAGGAGACGAATGAAAAACGAAAGAAAGAGCTGTATAAAAAACTCAAAGAAGAGAGAGAGGCTTTCAATAAGAAGATGGAAAGGAAAGAGCAGGCCTATAAAGAAAAGATAAAGAATGATCAGCGAGACAAGAAAGAAAAGTACGAGAGGGAGAAAGAATACATGAGGAAGCAGAAGGAGAAGGAGGCGAGGCTGCAGGCAGAAAATAATTTTAACACTGAAATATCGCTATGGCGTGCTCCAATACAAGCAGTAGCGGATACAGTGGAGGCAGTAGCGGATACAGTGGAGGCAGTAGTGGATGCAGTAGCGAAAGGAGTAGGAAAGCTTTGTAGGGGCATAAGCAAACTTTTTAAATGAGTAACAAATTGTGGTGAGGATGAAACAGTCAGTGTTGGGTGGGGTAAATGCTGAAATACTGAAATTCTTTATGGAAGTGTAACAGAAAAGGTTTCTGgactaaaaaaaatatgtatgaagTATGAAAATGTGCTGAATATTAAGATGCAAgggaataaaacacaaataatataTAACTCTTATTTCTTGTAGCAGCATTACtacaacataaaaacataaaaatacaagtaATAATCCTGCTTAATTGATTGGCTGTAGAATGTAATTTCTGTAACATGTACGTTGTGAAGCTGCATGTGGGGTTTAGCCTCTAtattcatcaaataaaaaaataagaattacaCTCCTGATGATCAGAACAATGTTAATTACTGCAATTTTAAACAACAgcttataaattaattattattgttgtccACAATGTAGATCAAAGTTCATACTTATATTACAATTaagcacatttaaaaatgttgtatcctgcttttgtttgagtaactgtctctactgaacTGGGAAGATTTTACTAgactttggagcattgctatgaaAATTTAATTGCTCAATATCTTCTGAATTACTGAGAAAGTATTGGGTGAAACACCATTATTCCAGAAACCCAATTCAACTGCACCacataatttattaaaatgtgttaacGAATGTACAACAAAGCAAGCAAAACTGTTAAATTACTGTCTAAACATTAAGCTGTATTATTCTTATACCTACTGCTTATATTTAATTGTCTGATTGTTTATGTAACTAACAGTGACTGTACCCAAATGCGGCTTCTAATAAACTCATTTACTCTTATTTctgtaattgtgtttattaatgctTGTTTGTACTGCAGTACATAACTATGCAGTGATCTTAATTACCATGTGGTTCACtctataacac
Proteins encoded in this window:
- the LOC103044389 gene encoding GTPase IMAP family member 8-like codes for the protein MASSYVSELRIVLLGKDRSEISRVGNFILRQKAFDSEAPSSSVKQHNETAGGMVEGRCITLINTPHLLDPQLSPEELKQRVRECVDLCSPGPHVFLLVLQSENFTEQDCSLRLNLIVCGSNSELKSSISDLILGQREFSAESSSVCVKREAEVCGRLITLVELPALYSSQLSEEEVMQETLRCVSLCDPGVHAFLLVLPEGRLTDEDKGELEKIQMIFGSKFYNHTIAVITTESQQQSVELDKATKQITETFKRHCVCVLNDSIKSMLMNEVDLMLKLNSGSCYTSSMYLEAQVETQLRYKAEIEELKKKKETQESSSDTEDLRIVLMGKTGVGKSATGNTILQKEVFKELLSSKSVTSVCQKESAEIRRRRVTVIDTPGLFDTNVPNEEIIKEVAKCITMAAPGPHVFLLVLTVGRFTQEEKEAVKMIQELFGEESRRYTMVLFTRGDDLRKMSIDDYIKDSEHSLQNIIKQCGNRYHVFNNRNTEDQTQVTDLLEKIDSMVAVNGGSCYTNEMFQNTEKALQEEQKRILEEKKEEIEREKEELRTKHEAELEKLKMMMTEEQQNLVKKRKEKEKEFQKREAQIKEETNEKRKKELYKKLKEEREAFNKKMERKEQAYKEKIKNDQRDKKEKYEREKEYMRKQKEKEARLQAENNFNTEISLWRAPIQAVADTVEAVADTVEAVVDAVAKGVGKLCRGISKLFK